One Arthrobacter sp. StoSoilB19 DNA window includes the following coding sequences:
- a CDS encoding glycoside hydrolase family 32 protein: MNTVTSTLETFRPAMHYTAKDTWLNDPNGLVFHEGTYHLYYQNNPFGNVHSNMSWGHATSTDLVNWEEQPVAIPCDNTEEIFSGSIVVDHGNTSGFSNDGADPLVAIYTSAYKPASAHPGIQAQSLAWSTDGGYSWTKYAGNPVLTRDSPEFRDPKVFRYEGPAGSYWVMAAVEAHDYAVLLYRSDDLKTWEYLSTFGPANGTGGIWECPDLFELPLDGDAGNTRWVLTVNMNPGGPNGGSAGQYFVGQFDGVTFRSETTVTEGMQDDGRVADYQWLDWGRDYYAAVSFSNVPDGRRLMIGWMNNWQYANHIPTSPWRSPMSLVRDVTLTSVNGQPRLVQQPAAEYTANSVPVPAQQLQLDGTVAVDGGTAVQQIQVTFTPGTAEEYGVAVRGCEDGAATRIGIRPVSGELLVDRTNSGDTGFHDAFPSVSTAPIQPGPDGTYSLQIFIDHCSVEIFAQDGLVTLTELIFPDPSATSLALYSTGGTAAASLQLTPLA, from the coding sequence ATGAACACTGTCACGTCCACCCTTGAGACCTTCCGCCCGGCCATGCACTATACGGCCAAGGACACCTGGCTCAACGACCCCAACGGCCTGGTCTTCCACGAAGGCACCTACCACCTCTACTACCAGAACAACCCGTTCGGGAACGTCCACAGCAACATGTCCTGGGGACATGCAACATCCACAGACCTGGTGAACTGGGAAGAGCAGCCGGTGGCCATCCCATGCGATAACACGGAAGAGATCTTCTCCGGAAGCATCGTGGTGGACCACGGGAACACCTCCGGTTTCAGCAACGACGGCGCCGACCCGCTGGTAGCCATTTACACCAGCGCCTACAAGCCGGCCTCAGCCCACCCCGGCATCCAGGCACAGTCCCTCGCCTGGAGTACAGACGGCGGCTACTCATGGACCAAATACGCCGGCAACCCCGTACTCACGCGTGACTCCCCCGAATTCCGTGACCCCAAGGTCTTCCGCTACGAAGGCCCCGCAGGCAGCTACTGGGTGATGGCCGCCGTAGAAGCCCACGACTACGCTGTCCTCCTCTACCGTTCCGACGACCTGAAGACCTGGGAGTACCTCAGCACCTTCGGGCCCGCGAACGGCACGGGAGGCATCTGGGAATGCCCGGATCTCTTCGAACTTCCCCTGGACGGCGACGCCGGGAACACCCGATGGGTCCTGACCGTGAACATGAACCCCGGCGGCCCCAACGGCGGGTCCGCCGGGCAATACTTCGTGGGACAGTTCGACGGCGTGACGTTCCGCTCCGAAACCACGGTCACCGAGGGCATGCAGGACGACGGCCGCGTAGCCGACTACCAGTGGCTGGACTGGGGCCGGGACTACTACGCAGCAGTCTCCTTCAGCAACGTCCCGGACGGGCGCCGGCTGATGATCGGCTGGATGAACAACTGGCAGTACGCCAACCACATCCCCACGTCGCCCTGGCGCAGCCCTATGAGCCTCGTCCGCGACGTCACCCTCACCTCCGTCAACGGACAACCGCGGCTAGTCCAGCAACCCGCCGCCGAATACACCGCCAATTCGGTTCCCGTTCCCGCTCAGCAGCTACAACTGGACGGGACGGTTGCGGTCGACGGCGGCACGGCCGTCCAGCAGATACAGGTCACCTTCACTCCGGGAACAGCGGAAGAATACGGCGTTGCGGTCAGGGGCTGCGAGGATGGTGCCGCTACCAGGATTGGCATCCGTCCGGTATCCGGCGAACTCCTTGTGGACCGCACCAACTCCGGCGACACTGGATTCCACGACGCCTTCCCCTCCGTCAGCACCGCACCAATCCAGCCGGGCCCCGATGGGACCTACTCCCTGCAGATCTTCATCGACCACTGCTCCGTTGAGATCTTTGCGCAGGACGGGCTCGTGACGCTGACCGAACTGATCTTCCCTGACCCCTCCGCGACCTCGCTGGCGCTCTACTCGACCGGCGGAACAGCCGCCGCTTCTCTGCAGCTGACGCCGCTCGCCTGA
- a CDS encoding ABC transporter substrate-binding protein has product MATSRKLAVAGALMAGTMLFTACSGNSKGTTEIKDSSADFGFQQSGLPIVKDTLTLKFSGTKTALAPDYNTMSLVQQWEKDTNVHIEWQNLPETVFKEKKNLILASGDLPDAFFNSGLTDAEIATYSASGTLIPLEGLIEKNAPNLSKLLTDRPDIKAAITSSDGHIYSLPSIEELGLVQFPNEMAINTAWLDKLGIPMPKTVNELHDALLAFKNRDASGTGKTIPLSFMPGSWCGDIVDLIAALGGVPDNMDHRIVQDGKVIYTATQDGYKKALQTLHQWYQEGLIDPESFSQDDKAYLAKGKAGTENLGSFVWWEIKEMVGADRASDYKLLPVLEGVDGKRRASQSNNQEIARGAFAVTRADKYPAATIRWADHLYEPIQSAQANWGPIGETLQKDPATGLLTQIPAPAGTSEGERRQKVAPGGPKANTAENFKNVVAPEPRAAERQKTVQENYKPFAANDGYPPVPLSNEEIQQISTIESDAATIVKQSTAKWIVSGGIENEWDGYVSQLKNIGVDKMVEVYQQAYDRYKSNS; this is encoded by the coding sequence ATGGCAACCAGCCGCAAACTCGCCGTCGCCGGCGCCCTGATGGCAGGAACGATGCTGTTCACCGCCTGCTCAGGCAACTCCAAGGGCACCACGGAGATCAAGGATTCGTCCGCGGACTTCGGCTTCCAACAGTCAGGACTGCCGATCGTCAAGGACACCTTGACCCTCAAGTTCTCCGGAACTAAAACCGCACTGGCCCCTGACTACAACACCATGTCCCTGGTGCAGCAATGGGAAAAGGACACCAACGTCCACATCGAGTGGCAGAACCTTCCCGAAACCGTGTTCAAGGAAAAGAAGAACCTCATCCTTGCCAGCGGCGACCTGCCCGACGCCTTCTTCAACAGTGGCCTGACCGACGCCGAAATCGCCACGTACTCAGCCAGCGGAACCCTCATCCCGCTGGAAGGACTGATCGAGAAGAACGCTCCCAACCTCTCAAAGCTGCTCACGGACCGGCCCGACATCAAGGCAGCCATCACCTCCTCCGACGGGCACATCTACTCCCTCCCCTCCATTGAGGAGCTCGGCTTGGTCCAGTTCCCCAACGAAATGGCCATCAACACCGCCTGGCTGGACAAGCTGGGCATCCCGATGCCCAAAACCGTCAACGAACTCCATGACGCCCTGCTTGCCTTCAAGAACCGCGACGCATCCGGGACCGGCAAGACGATCCCGCTGAGCTTCATGCCTGGCTCATGGTGCGGGGACATCGTGGACCTGATCGCCGCACTCGGCGGCGTTCCGGACAATATGGACCACAGGATCGTCCAGGACGGCAAGGTCATTTACACCGCCACCCAGGACGGTTACAAGAAAGCGCTCCAGACCCTGCACCAGTGGTACCAGGAAGGACTGATCGATCCGGAATCCTTCTCCCAGGACGACAAAGCCTACCTGGCCAAGGGCAAAGCTGGAACGGAAAACCTCGGGTCATTCGTCTGGTGGGAGATCAAGGAAATGGTCGGCGCCGATCGCGCCTCCGACTACAAGCTGCTGCCGGTCCTGGAAGGAGTGGACGGCAAGCGCCGGGCCAGCCAGTCCAACAACCAGGAGATCGCGCGCGGCGCCTTCGCCGTGACGCGGGCGGACAAGTACCCCGCCGCGACCATCCGCTGGGCGGACCACCTCTACGAACCCATCCAGTCCGCCCAGGCCAACTGGGGACCCATCGGCGAAACCCTGCAAAAGGACCCCGCCACCGGGCTGCTCACCCAGATCCCGGCACCGGCGGGCACCAGCGAAGGCGAACGCCGGCAAAAGGTCGCCCCGGGCGGTCCCAAAGCCAACACCGCTGAAAACTTCAAGAACGTCGTAGCGCCCGAACCCCGCGCCGCCGAGCGTCAGAAGACGGTCCAGGAGAACTACAAGCCCTTCGCCGCCAACGACGGCTACCCGCCGGTCCCGCTGTCCAATGAGGAAATCCAGCAGATCAGCACCATCGAGTCCGACGCCGCCACCATCGTCAAGCAGTCAACGGCCAAATGGATCGTGTCCGGCGGCATTGAGAACGAATGGGACGGCTACGTCTCACAGCTTAAGAACATCGGAGTGGACAAGATGGTCGAGGTCTACCAGCAGGCCTACGACCGGTACAAGAGCAACTCCTAA
- a CDS encoding carbohydrate ABC transporter permease, which translates to MTLNTKPVATPAPAQRNRPGTNDPGPGRTVPFREKWADKAFNITAITILTLSIIAVVYPLYFIVIASVSDPNAVYEGKVWLVPSGVTLEGYQRILADSRIWNGLGNTLVYTVLGTAISVTTILCGAYALSRKDMPGRKILMLLFVVTMFFDGGLITKYLVVRDLGMLDTVWAVVLPGAVGVWNLIIARSFFEHTIPGELREAAQMDGANDFTFFFRMVLPLSKPLIMLMIMVHVVAHWNSFFDALIFLNDDTKYPLQLVLRNILIQSDVSSTGTTGGDIQSYAAAQRIAELTKYAMIVVSSLPLMIALPFMQKHFTKGTMIGAVKS; encoded by the coding sequence ATGACCCTGAATACCAAACCCGTGGCCACTCCGGCCCCTGCCCAGCGAAACAGGCCTGGAACGAACGATCCAGGCCCCGGGCGGACTGTCCCGTTCCGCGAAAAGTGGGCCGATAAAGCGTTCAACATCACGGCCATCACCATCCTGACCCTGTCCATCATCGCGGTTGTCTACCCGCTGTACTTCATCGTCATCGCCTCCGTCAGCGACCCGAACGCCGTCTATGAAGGCAAAGTGTGGCTGGTCCCCTCCGGCGTGACCCTGGAAGGCTACCAGCGCATACTCGCCGACAGCCGGATCTGGAACGGCCTCGGCAACACCCTGGTGTACACCGTGCTGGGGACTGCCATCAGCGTGACCACCATCCTGTGCGGCGCCTATGCCTTGTCGCGGAAAGACATGCCGGGCCGGAAGATCCTGATGCTGCTCTTTGTGGTCACCATGTTCTTCGACGGCGGCCTCATCACGAAGTACCTGGTGGTCCGCGACCTGGGCATGCTCGACACGGTTTGGGCCGTTGTCCTGCCGGGTGCGGTGGGCGTATGGAACCTCATCATCGCCCGCTCGTTTTTCGAACACACCATTCCCGGCGAACTCCGCGAAGCCGCCCAGATGGACGGCGCCAACGACTTCACCTTCTTCTTCAGGATGGTCCTGCCGCTGTCCAAGCCGCTCATCATGCTGATGATCATGGTCCACGTGGTGGCCCACTGGAACTCGTTCTTCGACGCCCTGATCTTCCTTAACGATGACACCAAGTACCCGCTGCAACTGGTTCTGCGCAACATCCTGATCCAATCGGACGTCTCTTCCACCGGCACCACCGGCGGGGACATCCAGTCCTACGCCGCCGCCCAGCGGATCGCCGAACTGACCAAATACGCCATGATCGTGGTCTCCAGCCTCCCCCTGATGATCGCCCTGCCGTTCATGCAAAAGCACTTCACCAAGGGCACCATGATCGGTGCCGTCAAGAGCTGA
- a CDS encoding ABC transporter permease subunit yields MSRILARSTPAAPPTPPTEPTRRTPLPLRLKKVARSWQLYVLLTPALIYIAVFKYWPMYGVQIAFRNYNPVDGFTGSPWVGLQHFIRFVNSYQFGQVVGNTLWIAVLGLVVAFPIPIVLALLVNQLQSERFKKFTQTVLYSPAFISTVVVVGMMFVLLSPRSGLVNNAIQLAGGEPIFFMGSAEWFRPIYVISDVWQNAGFSMIVYLAALSGIDPALHDAAKVDGASKLQRIRHIDLPGIMPVVTVLFILAIGNLLNVGFEKALLMQTNLNLPASEIIQTYVYHAGLQQAQFSYSAAIGLFNSVLNLVLLLTFNWVARRANQATLW; encoded by the coding sequence ATGAGCCGCATCCTGGCTCGATCCACACCGGCAGCGCCGCCAACTCCCCCTACTGAACCAACGCGCCGCACTCCCCTGCCGCTGCGCCTCAAAAAAGTCGCCCGGTCCTGGCAGTTATACGTATTACTAACTCCGGCCCTCATCTACATCGCCGTCTTCAAGTACTGGCCGATGTACGGAGTGCAGATCGCCTTCCGCAACTACAACCCGGTTGACGGCTTCACAGGAAGTCCGTGGGTGGGGCTCCAGCACTTCATCCGGTTCGTCAACTCATACCAGTTCGGCCAAGTTGTGGGGAACACCCTCTGGATCGCGGTCCTCGGGCTCGTAGTGGCCTTCCCCATCCCGATTGTCCTGGCCCTGCTGGTCAACCAACTGCAGAGCGAACGGTTCAAGAAGTTCACCCAGACCGTGCTGTACTCGCCTGCTTTCATCTCCACGGTGGTGGTGGTCGGAATGATGTTCGTGCTGCTGTCTCCACGGTCCGGCCTGGTCAACAACGCCATCCAACTGGCCGGCGGCGAACCCATCTTCTTCATGGGTTCGGCCGAGTGGTTCCGGCCGATCTATGTGATCTCGGATGTCTGGCAAAACGCAGGATTCTCCATGATCGTTTACTTGGCTGCGCTCTCCGGCATCGACCCTGCGCTGCACGACGCAGCCAAGGTGGACGGCGCCTCCAAACTGCAGCGCATCCGCCACATCGACCTTCCGGGCATCATGCCCGTGGTCACCGTCCTGTTCATCCTGGCCATCGGTAACCTGCTCAACGTCGGTTTCGAAAAGGCCCTGCTGATGCAGACCAACCTGAACCTGCCGGCGTCGGAAATCATCCAGACGTACGTCTACCATGCAGGCCTCCAGCAGGCCCAGTTCAGCTATTCGGCCGCCATCGGCCTGTTCAATTCCGTCCTCAACCTCGTGCTGCTGCTGACCTTCAACTGGGTAGCACGCCGGGCCAACCAAGCAACCCTCTGGTGA
- a CDS encoding LacI family DNA-binding transcriptional regulator, with the protein MARPRPHSGPTMHDVAAEAGVSQATVSLVLNSAAGSRFSDDTRKRVQDAVQKLGYRTNAHAKTLRDGVSGIIGFLGDAVATAPFAGKIIEGAQERAWEDGLLLLTMNTGGNKALEAASLDSMLSYKVAGVVYAGMYHRRLDVPEALMDVPSVVLNSQDRKLRLHSVAPDEELGGLTATRHLLDAGHTRVAMINIETLESELPAAVGRFRGYTQAMNEAGHGVQPELVRFGRGNEEDGFTHAMDLLTAAQPPTAIFCANDRTAWGAYQAAQELHLSIPRDLSIIGFDNQETLAPHLRPGLTTLELPFVEMGRRAVDLILQGAEPDGQVEFITCPLIERNSVTHPKEKP; encoded by the coding sequence ATGGCACGACCCCGCCCCCATTCAGGACCCACCATGCATGACGTCGCGGCGGAAGCGGGTGTCTCGCAGGCCACCGTCTCCCTGGTCCTGAATTCGGCCGCCGGATCGCGTTTTTCGGACGACACCCGGAAAAGGGTGCAGGATGCCGTCCAGAAGCTCGGGTACCGCACCAACGCCCATGCCAAAACCTTGCGTGACGGCGTCTCTGGAATCATCGGATTCCTCGGGGATGCCGTGGCCACCGCTCCATTCGCCGGAAAGATCATCGAAGGCGCACAGGAACGGGCATGGGAAGACGGCCTGCTCCTGCTCACCATGAACACCGGCGGAAACAAGGCCCTCGAGGCAGCGTCGCTGGACTCCATGCTCAGCTATAAGGTGGCGGGGGTGGTTTACGCGGGCATGTACCACCGCCGCCTGGACGTTCCCGAGGCGCTGATGGACGTCCCTTCCGTGGTGCTGAACTCCCAGGACCGAAAGCTCCGCCTGCACAGCGTGGCTCCCGACGAGGAATTGGGCGGCCTCACGGCTACCCGGCATCTCCTGGACGCCGGCCATACCCGGGTGGCGATGATCAACATCGAAACCCTGGAAAGCGAACTCCCCGCCGCCGTCGGACGATTTCGCGGCTACACCCAGGCCATGAACGAAGCGGGGCATGGCGTTCAGCCGGAGCTGGTGCGCTTCGGCAGGGGCAACGAAGAGGATGGCTTCACCCACGCCATGGACCTGCTCACGGCAGCACAGCCGCCCACCGCCATCTTCTGCGCCAACGACCGTACCGCCTGGGGCGCCTACCAGGCTGCCCAGGAACTGCACCTTTCGATTCCGCGTGACCTATCCATCATCGGCTTCGACAACCAGGAAACCCTCGCCCCGCACCTGCGGCCCGGCCTCACCACCCTTGAGCTGCCGTTCGTGGAGATGGGACGCCGCGCCGTGGACCTCATCCTGCAAGGCGCCGAACCCGACGGCCAGGTGGAATTCATCACCTGCCCCCTGATCGAAAGAAACTCAGTGACTCATCCCAAGGAGAAGCCATGA
- a CDS encoding low temperature requirement protein A — translation MRRRDPASPRTATPLELLFDLAFVVAFGQAADQLTHAIVSGHAALGVGGFIYAITGIASVWVSFTWFGSAFGVDDWAYRLATMIQMIGVMILALGLPDFFRTLESGDSIDPRVIIAGYLVMRAATLLQWTRLARQDRGQRRSALQHTLLVGTSMTGWLGIAITRPTLPLFVLAAVILFLLEITGTRLVEQRSGEVGWNAHHIAERFGLLAIIALGEGVFGTVASVNALVGITGWSFDAVTVVTAGVGLTFGLWWMYFMTPYGWVLSRFRRKFQPFIYLHFALYASIVAIGAGLHVAAHAIEGAAGLEPSPPHSP, via the coding sequence ATGCGCCGCCGTGACCCAGCCAGTCCCCGGACCGCGACGCCCCTGGAGCTGTTGTTTGACCTGGCATTCGTCGTAGCGTTCGGCCAGGCGGCGGACCAACTGACCCACGCCATAGTCTCCGGTCATGCAGCGTTGGGCGTGGGCGGGTTCATCTACGCCATTACGGGCATCGCGTCGGTCTGGGTAAGCTTCACCTGGTTCGGCTCGGCTTTCGGTGTGGATGACTGGGCCTACCGCCTCGCCACGATGATCCAGATGATCGGTGTGATGATCCTGGCGCTGGGCCTGCCCGACTTCTTTCGGACTCTGGAAAGCGGCGATTCCATCGATCCCCGGGTCATCATCGCCGGGTATCTCGTCATGCGGGCCGCGACGCTCCTGCAGTGGACCCGACTAGCCCGCCAGGACCGCGGGCAGCGGCGCTCAGCCCTCCAGCACACGCTCCTCGTGGGCACCTCAATGACCGGATGGCTGGGGATTGCCATCACCAGGCCGACGCTCCCCTTGTTCGTCCTGGCGGCCGTAATCCTGTTCCTGCTGGAAATTACCGGAACCCGCCTCGTCGAACAGCGCAGCGGCGAAGTGGGGTGGAATGCGCACCACATCGCAGAGCGTTTTGGCCTGCTGGCAATCATTGCTCTTGGCGAAGGTGTCTTTGGAACTGTCGCCTCGGTCAATGCCTTGGTCGGAATCACCGGATGGAGCTTCGACGCCGTCACAGTGGTGACCGCCGGAGTCGGCCTGACTTTCGGCCTGTGGTGGATGTACTTTATGACACCCTATGGCTGGGTCCTCTCGCGCTTCCGCCGTAAGTTCCAACCCTTCATCTACCTGCATTTTGCGCTGTATGCAAGCATCGTTGCGATTGGCGCAGGCCTCCATGTGGCCGCCCACGCCATCGAGGGAGCCGCGGGATTGGAGCCTTCGCCTCCACACTCACCGTGA
- a CDS encoding enoyl-CoA hydratase/isomerase family protein, which produces MTSTAFFTVKTITDNLRRVTFANPPVNLMGADAAIELAGVMDALSRDENVKAAVFDSSVDGYFYNHADLTQIPRLLAFTADDGTPGWVDLASRIASAPFITIALIRGHTRGGGDEIALAFDLRYASRQKATFGQLEVGTGLIPGGGGTDRLARLLGRDRALEAIMSGMDYDADTAEAFGWVTRTLADDDLDGFVDTIARRIASFDKEAILGAKAQINRATLPPKADLLSSWNEFVESLNFPGFPQRIQAFGQLIDQEGLLKVEDNLGAYLGSPNA; this is translated from the coding sequence ATGACGAGCACAGCGTTCTTTACCGTTAAAACCATTACCGACAACCTGCGGCGGGTGACCTTCGCTAACCCTCCCGTCAACCTCATGGGCGCCGATGCAGCCATCGAGCTTGCGGGCGTCATGGATGCCCTGAGCCGGGACGAAAACGTCAAGGCCGCAGTATTCGACAGCAGCGTCGACGGCTATTTCTACAACCACGCAGACCTCACCCAGATACCGCGATTGCTGGCATTCACGGCCGACGACGGCACACCCGGCTGGGTGGACCTTGCCTCCCGCATTGCCTCGGCTCCGTTCATCACCATCGCCCTGATACGCGGCCACACCCGCGGCGGAGGCGATGAAATCGCCCTCGCCTTCGACCTGCGCTATGCCAGCCGCCAGAAGGCAACGTTCGGCCAACTGGAAGTCGGAACCGGCCTGATCCCCGGTGGAGGGGGCACAGACCGCCTTGCCCGCCTCCTGGGGCGGGACCGAGCACTCGAAGCCATCATGAGCGGCATGGATTACGACGCCGATACGGCCGAAGCGTTCGGCTGGGTTACCCGGACCCTCGCCGACGACGACCTGGACGGCTTTGTGGACACCATCGCCCGCCGCATCGCTTCGTTTGATAAGGAGGCTATCTTGGGAGCCAAAGCCCAGATCAACCGGGCCACACTCCCGCCAAAAGCAGACCTCCTCAGCTCATGGAACGAATTCGTTGAATCCCTCAACTTTCCCGGGTTCCCGCAACGGATCCAGGCCTTCGGTCAGCTGATAGACCAGGAAGGCCTCCTGAAAGTGGAGGACAACCTCGGGGCCTACCTTGGCTCGCCAAACGCATAA
- a CDS encoding antibiotic biosynthesis monooxygenase family protein — protein MTMTSTLEIRVNPAATNLDAIFEHDLTRTASFPGNISTEVLQDGDDPTRLTVMTRWATESDLAAYTAWRQSPEGVTRLAEIITAPPVSRHFSIRHTFNPPTR, from the coding sequence ATGACCATGACCTCCACCCTGGAAATTCGTGTAAATCCAGCCGCCACCAACTTGGACGCCATCTTCGAACACGACCTCACCCGGACGGCGTCGTTCCCCGGCAACATCAGCACCGAAGTACTGCAGGACGGCGACGACCCCACCCGGCTGACCGTCATGACCCGCTGGGCCACGGAGTCCGACCTGGCCGCCTACACGGCGTGGCGGCAGTCCCCGGAAGGCGTCACCAGGCTTGCCGAAATCATCACCGCACCGCCGGTCTCCCGGCATTTCAGCATCCGCCACACCTTCAACCCACCAACCCGCTAA
- a CDS encoding SDR family oxidoreductase, whose amino-acid sequence MNLKDSVILVTGANGGLGIHFVTEALERGAARVYAAARTPREWDDARVVPLALDVTDDGSIAAAVAAAPDVTVVINNAGISRPGSLVDGSFDDIRATMETNFFAPLALTRAFAPALRNAKGAMVNIASIASWLPLGSYGASKAALWSATNALRLELAPSGVHVLGAHLAYTKTPMTEGMTMDMNDPADVVRAIYDGLEANADEVLADETTRQVRAGMALPIADLLAAVSGE is encoded by the coding sequence ATGAACCTCAAAGACTCCGTCATCCTCGTCACTGGCGCCAACGGCGGCCTCGGCATCCACTTCGTCACCGAGGCCCTTGAGCGGGGTGCCGCCAGAGTCTACGCAGCGGCCCGCACCCCGCGTGAATGGGACGACGCCCGCGTAGTGCCCTTGGCCTTGGACGTGACCGACGACGGCTCCATCGCCGCAGCAGTGGCAGCGGCACCGGACGTAACGGTCGTGATTAATAACGCCGGCATTTCACGCCCGGGTTCGCTGGTTGACGGCTCCTTCGACGACATCCGGGCAACCATGGAAACAAACTTCTTCGCACCCCTGGCGCTGACCCGGGCTTTCGCCCCGGCACTTCGGAATGCCAAGGGCGCCATGGTCAACATTGCCTCCATTGCCAGCTGGCTGCCGCTGGGCTCCTACGGCGCTTCGAAAGCCGCCCTGTGGTCGGCGACGAACGCCCTCCGGCTGGAGCTGGCGCCCAGTGGTGTCCACGTCCTCGGCGCCCATCTTGCCTACACCAAGACGCCCATGACAGAAGGAATGACCATGGACATGAACGATCCCGCCGACGTCGTCCGGGCCATCTACGACGGGCTGGAAGCCAACGCGGATGAAGTCCTGGCCGACGAAACCACCCGCCAAGTCCGGGCCGGAATGGCCCTGCCCATCGCCGACCTCCTCGCCGCCGTGAGCGGCGAGTAG